One Dreissena polymorpha isolate Duluth1 chromosome 9, UMN_Dpol_1.0, whole genome shotgun sequence genomic window carries:
- the LOC127846245 gene encoding putative deoxyribonuclease TATDN2 — protein MDVVPVEESRRTSLVGGVSIYCDPETYPTDQHLRDLPQYISVGVGIHPRHARYSVVRVNQAVGRFQNLLANPRVAVFGKVGLDHSEPMKYWAYQVEMLEKMLPFLEDRHVLVIHCRGMEGDSGTEAFLLLLHVLKRYVRTHHPIHLHCFTGNRYVQDRWLEGFPRTYFGFTNKVSTFSPDQIAALQNVEDSRLLLETDAPYFPAPGSRVSSPSQISTVAEAVAALRGTTVEHVLEISVANGKHLYQSQ, from the coding sequence ATGGATGTAGTTCCGGTAGAGGAGAGTAGGCGAACATCCCTTGTAGGGGGCGTCTCTATCTACTGTGACCCAGAAACCTACCCGACGGATCAGCACCTGCGTGATTTGCCGCAATACATCTCCGTTGGGGTGGGTATCCATCCACGTCATGCGCGTTATAGCGTTGTTCGGGTTAATCAGGCAGTGGGAAGGTTCCAGAACCTGTTAGCGAATCCTCGCGTGGCGGTTTTTGGGAAGGTTGGACTTGATCACTCAGAGCCCATGAAGTACTGGGCATATCAAGTCGAGATGTTGGAGAAGATGTTACCGTTCTTGGAAGATAGACATGTGCTAGTGATTCACTGCCGTGGAATGGAGGGGGATAGCGGTACAGAAGCGTTTCTCTTGCTCCTCCATGTCCTGAAGAGGTATGTGCGGACGCATCATCCGATACATCTGCATTGCTTCACTGGCAACAGGTATGTCCAGGATCGGTGGCTAGAGGGGTTCCCACGGACATACTTTGGGTTCACCAACAAGGTTAGTACATTCTCTCCGGACCAGATCGCGGCTCTACAAAATGTCGAAGATAGTCGCCTTCTCCTGGAGACGGATGCTCCTTATTTTCCAGCACCTGGATCCAGAGTATCGTCACCCAGCCAGATATCCACAGTGGCCGAGGCGGTGGCAGCACTTCGAGGAACTACTGTGGAACATGTGTTGGAAATCTCCGTGGCCAATGGGAAACATCTGTACCAGTCCCAGTAG